The proteins below come from a single Aegilops tauschii subsp. strangulata cultivar AL8/78 chromosome 6, Aet v6.0, whole genome shotgun sequence genomic window:
- the LOC141026213 gene encoding uncharacterized protein, translating to MPMLRRVRSRTGTTAGVDGEDRLSALPDDLIRLIVRRLDTRTALSTAVLARRWAHIPRDLPELDFRVSDVLPPEYDRTVALRRRNMPHDTFLAEMLDRLMARCEIDTITAFIDGITGFLEAGGGPADGDARRRAKTLRLEFFQAHDGGCVVDRLIAAAVGAWGVEDLEVVARQASCHVLQAPPYRFPHDHDCLKDGLRSLTLGNYCTLPPLHRYGALTTLVLRDMAASTSVDVYQRVFTECTRLQVLHLISCCCAQDYVVVDAPCSEIRELILDQCKFMVIELRHLPMLVSLACRLTDTKRLIFGSVPSLMHTNLTFAIESWIVPKRCTDFFSRFIGVSPTMTNLVLRFAGLRRWMVPTPPAKPLLNLKKLLVADLPANWNITWPRGLLLAAPSLEVLHIHVPCSEEEPTYGSLRMTSLEALQRHHCLKELAITGFLQRHIWFLKYVVSVCTSLQRVILLKDDGHVRYNGLWDWEMIGQQACPWSNDDELVVRRIIKSGCRPLVEVTLG from the coding sequence ATGCCAATGTTGCGTCGCGTGCGGTCACGCACGGGCACAACGGCCGGCGTCGACGGCGAGGACCGCCTCAGCGCACTACCCGACGATCTCATCCGCCTCATAGTACGCAGGCTGGACACCCGCACCGCGCTGTCCACCGCCGTCCTGGCCAGGCGTTGGGCGCACATCCCCCGCGATCTGCCGGAGCTCGACTTCAGGGTCAGCGATGTGCTCCCGCCCGAGTACGACCGGACCGTCGCCCTCCGCCGGCGCAACATGCCGCATGACACGTTTCTGGCCGAGATGCTGGACCGTCTCATGGCACGCTGCGAAATCGACACGATCACGGCGTTCATCGACGGCATCACCGGATTCTTGGAAGCGggcggtggccctgctgacgGCGACGCACGTCGGCGCGCCAAGACCCTGCGTCTGGAGTTCTTCCAGGCACACGATGGCGGCTGCGTCGTCGACCGCCTGATTGCCGCCGCGGTAGGCGCATGGGGAGTGGAGGATCTGGAGGTCGTTGCCAGGCAAGCTTCCTGCCATGTCCTTCAGGCGCCGCCATACCGCTTTCCTCACGACCACGACTGCCTCAAGGACGGCCTTCGCAGCTTGACGCTGGGTAACTACTGCACGCTCCCGCCGCTGCATAGGTACGGCGCTCTCACCACGCTGGTCCTGCGAGACATGGCCGCTTCCACGTCCGTCGACGTGTACCAGAGGGTGTTTACTGAGTGCACACGGCTGCAGGTGCTTCACCTGATATCCTGCTGCTGTGCACAGGACTATGTGGTGGTGGACGCGCCGTGTTCAGAGATCAGGGAGCTCATCCTGGACCAGTGCAAGTTCATGGTGATCGAGCTGCGCCACCTTCCAATGCTTGTCAGCCTGGCATGCCGCCTAACCGACACTAAAAGACTCATATTCGGCTCGGTCCCCAGCCTCATGCACACTAACCTCACATTCGCAATAGAAAGCTGGATAGTTCCAAAGCGGTGCACGGATTTCTTCAGCCGGTTCATCGGCGTGTCTCCTACCATGACGAATCTCGTCCTCCGCTTTGCCGGGCTGAGAAGATGGATGGTGCCCACTCCACCGGCCAAGCCATTGCTCAACCTGAAAAAGCTCCTTGTGGCCGATCTGCCTGCGAATTGGAACATCACATGGCCACGTGGCCTCCTGTTGGCCGCGCCCTCACTCGAGGTCCTGCACATTCATGTGCCTTGCTCGGAGGAGGAGCCAACTTACGGGAGCTTGAGAATGACCTCACTCGAGGCGCTTCAGCGCCATCACTGCCTCAAGGAGCTTGCCATTACTGGATTCTTACAGCGCCACATATGGTTTTTGAAGTATGTTGTGAGCGTGTGCACATCGTTGCAACGTGTTATCCTGCTTAAGGATGATGGTCATGTTCGATACAATGGTCTTTGGGATTGGGAGATGATTGGGCAGCAAGCATGTCCTTGGAGCAATGATGATGAATTGGTGGTGAGGAGAATAATCAAATCTGGGTGCAGGCCTCTCGTTGAAGTCACCCTGGGATGA